From one Macrobrachium rosenbergii isolate ZJJX-2024 chromosome 52, ASM4041242v1, whole genome shotgun sequence genomic stretch:
- the LOC136833935 gene encoding putative inorganic phosphate cotransporter, with translation MRDTTAVVLCLVVTGTKRISRKELEYIESAIKQSGTSLEDDQPKSIPWRSILTSVPMLAMMTADFGNNWAIGLFYTQLPTYMKNILGFSIKENGLISALPFISRYAGAMIMSIIGDWLLTHKYLSIRSTRRIFSTIAMWIPAIMLLGVAYVGCNWKAIVVMFCTGLFFNGAVATSTLVNPADIAPNYSGTLFGLSNMTSTIASFVVPVVTGVMTDGQVSDFPNFEYYIIKK, from the exons ATGAGGGACACAACAGCTGTGGTGCTGTGTTTAGTAGTGACTGGAACAAAGAg AATCAGTCGCAAGGAGCTCGAATATATTGAGTCGGCTATAAAGCAGTCTGGAACCTCCTTGGAAGATGATCAGCCCAAAAGCATCCCCTGGAGATCCATCCTGACAAGCGTTCCCATGCTGGCAATGATGACGGCTGACTTTGGCAACAATTGGGCCATTGGACTCTTTTACACGCAGCTTCCAACTTATATGAAGAATATTCTTGGGTTTTCAATTAAAGAG AACGGCTTGATATCAGCCCTCCCTTTCATCTCGCGATATGCTGGAGCTATGATCATGAGCATTATAGGAGATTGGCTCTTGACACACAAGTACCTCTCCATAAGATCAACAAGAAGGATATTTAGCACTATAG caATGTGGATTCCTGCCATTATGCTGCTGGGTGTGGCTTATGTTGGCTGTAACTGGAAAGCAATTGTAGTCATGTTCTGCACTGGTTTGTTCTTCAATGGAGCAGTTGCAACAAGTACTCTTGTTAATCCGGCTGATATTGCTCCAAATTATTCAG GAACTTTGTTTGGCCTTTCCAACATGACAAGTACAATTGCTTCCTTTGTAGTACCAGTGGTAACTGGTGTTATGACTGATGGACAGGTAAGTGATTTTCCAAATTTTgagtattatataattaaaaaatga